From the genome of Streptomyces sp. NBC_01341, one region includes:
- the pdhA gene encoding pyruvate dehydrogenase (acetyl-transferring) E1 component subunit alpha, translating into MTVQELPGAAAYRPTPPPAWKPLTDPAPLLPDPEPYRVLGTDSAADADPELLLRLYTELVRGRRYNAQATALTKQGRLAVYPSSTGQEACEIAAALVLEERDWLFPSYRDTLAAVARGLDPVEALTLLRGDRHTGYDPREHRIAPLCTPLATQLPHAVGLAHAARLKGDDVVALAMVGDGGTSEGDFHEALNFAAVWRAPVVFLVQNNGFAISVPLAKQTAAPSLAHKAVGYGMPGRLVDGNDAAAMHQVLGEAVARARRGEGPTLIEAVTYRMDAHTNADDATRYRGDGEVEAWREHDPIRLLERELTGRGLLDEEGIATAREAAERMAEGLREQMNADPVLDPMDLFAHVYEERTGQLREQAEMLRGELAAEHDPLEENGVEGRR; encoded by the coding sequence CCACGCCGCCCCCGGCCTGGAAGCCGCTCACCGATCCCGCGCCGCTGCTCCCGGACCCCGAGCCGTACCGCGTGCTCGGCACCGACTCCGCGGCCGACGCCGACCCCGAGCTGCTGCTGCGGCTCTACACGGAGCTCGTGCGCGGCCGCCGGTACAACGCGCAGGCCACGGCTCTGACGAAGCAGGGAAGGCTCGCGGTGTATCCGTCGAGCACCGGCCAGGAGGCGTGCGAGATCGCCGCCGCGCTGGTGCTGGAGGAGCGCGACTGGCTCTTCCCGAGCTATCGCGACACCCTCGCCGCCGTGGCACGGGGCCTGGACCCCGTCGAGGCCCTGACCTTGCTGCGGGGCGACCGCCACACGGGGTACGACCCGCGTGAGCATCGCATCGCCCCGTTGTGCACGCCCCTGGCCACTCAGCTGCCGCACGCCGTCGGCTTGGCCCACGCCGCGCGCCTCAAGGGCGACGACGTGGTGGCGCTCGCCATGGTCGGCGACGGAGGGACGAGCGAGGGCGATTTCCACGAGGCACTGAACTTCGCGGCCGTCTGGCGCGCTCCGGTCGTGTTCCTCGTGCAGAACAACGGTTTCGCGATCTCGGTACCCCTGGCCAAGCAGACCGCCGCGCCCTCCCTTGCCCACAAGGCCGTCGGATACGGAATGCCTGGACGGCTGGTCGACGGCAACGACGCGGCCGCCATGCACCAGGTGCTGGGCGAGGCCGTGGCCCGGGCCAGGCGAGGTGAGGGACCGACGCTGATCGAGGCGGTCACGTACCGCATGGACGCGCACACCAACGCCGACGACGCCACCCGCTACCGCGGGGACGGCGAGGTCGAGGCGTGGCGCGAGCACGACCCCATCCGGCTTCTGGAGCGCGAGCTGACGGGGCGCGGGCTGCTGGACGAGGAGGGCATCGCGACGGCGCGGGAGGCGGCGGAGCGCATGGCCGAAGGCCTGCGCGAGCAGATGAACGCCGATCCGGTGCTCGATCCGATGGACCTGTTCGCCCATGTCTACGAGGAGCGGACCGGGCAGCTCCGCGAGCAGGCCGAGATGCTGCGGGGCGAGCTCGCCGCCGAGCACGACCCGCTGGAGGAGAACGGCGTGGAGGGACGGCGATGA